The window GGCTCCACCCTCGGCTCCACCCTCGGCTCCACCCTCGGCTCCACCCTGGGcactaagaaaaacaaaatcaccacaaCCAGCGTGCCGCTTTTCAGCCTCTTCCAGGACCAGGTGGACATGGGCAAACTGGACGCAATGGACAAAGAGATCAAGTCCGAGATGCGGGATAAGATGGCCACCTACGAGAAGAAGAAGATCCTGGAGGACAACAAGCGCAGCACCCTCTACAAGAAGAAGAAACCGAAGGAGgatgaagacgaggaggaggagaggaagaggaaagaggaggagttTCTTGAGGAGg of the Plectropomus leopardus isolate mb unplaced genomic scaffold, YSFRI_Pleo_2.0 unplaced_scaffold73893, whole genome shotgun sequence genome contains:
- the LOC121940078 gene encoding serine/threonine/tyrosine-interacting-like protein 2 produces the protein STLGSTLGSTLGSTLGTKKNKITTTSVPLFSLFQDQVDMGKLDAMDKEIKSEMRDKMATYEKKKILEDNKRSTLYKKKKPKEDEDEEEERKRKEEEFLEEAKKKEKPARTFGLSGCLNLNPALEKDKNTSVDDWLMSVRPPPRKPP